The Cydia splendana chromosome 2, ilCydSple1.2, whole genome shotgun sequence nucleotide sequence tacttatttttacataaatacaagacgcgctagtaaaaagtggcaacattgtcttactttttttggaatctaattatgatttagagtatagcatactacactatttaactgtgttatgttggtactattgttctttgacagttctttgtcgtacatgttggtaATGGTTGGAGAACCAAACACACACAGACTGATCAagtcgctagtatggaagtcccgcctcttaaaacgtagtgattatattctctttgatagGGGCTTAATAATAAAGCCTCCTCGacactcgtgcgcgaagccgcgaacgcgagtgtggagtcgattttcgcagacagcgaaatcgactccacactcgcattcgcggtttcgcccgcgattcacgcgcatagtctggagggggctaggcaaggcctattgacttccttgaaacgatgtgacccttcaaaattgtacatgtgttgtccgttcccagacgagattgccagtaattaacatcaaaatattttactacagcaacattgctagaactggctttgtctatagatacgatttctaggaacaaatcataTATTtcgatttgtattttatgaagtagtcatatgtaaattattatttattttttgatatatgtatattattatctattatatttcagttagtctttgtctatgttcataaaatctacgaagggtagacgtgcctctaccctccttgataaaataaaaaaaaatctttgtcaattggcctctttgataggccttgatttgggtctggccggtaagaacatggacaagataaaagtctgtaatgtcaatgctgtcatttaagtcatttaatgcaaaaatatcaattttcatataaaacgatttattcacttgaaatatatttatttacctattaattttaaaaataaaaactattcatatgtacgaccaacatatctaaatgcgtcttcgcacagacttagttaaatttaaaccgttgtctctcttccttccttgctgtatgtatccggcaatggcgactttatcaacaattcttatccggattatggaaagccctaatgtgtgtgtggaaaccgttgtagtaaatcagaaacagcgataatttcaaggtaagatatatattaatctttaaataaaaatgagcgtgctaattaccaaattcaaatataataatttaatcttactatccccgtaagtcccgcggacgctatatcgcgtccgaaattataatcaaaattcaacatagatgtaaaaccccacattgtttaagctggtaaccctaggaattagcgacgttagtaattaggaagatagattatattgtttaattttttgactattttgttttagaaagtgaatcagcagatggcttgagcgtgagataataatataatcctgggccgtcatatgatttcttggaaaaagctcagaagggcacgtatctgccgcatatccaaactagtttcccggtgaccaagaacgctgcgcggagctgtgaagcagaaaatgtccgataaccggatagatgtaataacaacttgtaaccatttgccatatcagtgtatgtattcatatgtattatgaaaatatttatatcttaataatacgtaactttttgttaccttttatatttcacgaatttctgaatatagtacctaatcattatcttttaacgtatttttttacttatttgtgaaatgctaatttaagagcccaacaacgtgcacactagcgccactgctaaataatcgtgattatttaaatttaacgacatgtatttaaaaaaggggccgctacggactgtattgtgtatttaggtaccttttgaatacatcaaactagattttatgttgctggattcgtcgatctatgagctcaaaacaaaaacggccgttttaactttggacgggtagattgacgaatccaataacataaaaactagtttaatgtattcagcagtggcgctagtgtgcacgttgttgggctcttaaaaacctgaccccaacaaaaaagaaaaaaatacaaaaataaattccctctctgggattcgaacccaggaccattagcttcctgaactggattactgccaatacccgctaggctaaacgggttgtcaattctaattacaatggtatcctaccagagcgctagtagtataaacgaacttttgaaagggacatttttttgtatggagttatcgttcttctcctagtgagtattatattctttggggCTAGGTCTTGACGcattaaaacgtagtgattatatgctctttggcATTATATTGTTCGCTCTTttttggctcctctacacgatggcccaaaGCTGGACCAGCGCGTGATCGATAGATAGAATTCTTTGCACCCATGTAGCTGGTAATTATCTAAATTCACATGCCATTTCGCAGCTATAGACAGCGGGAGAGAAATtaagtaagttacgtaagcGCTTTAATCTGTACCATTGTCCATAATTATGAGGTCGCGCATTATTTTGGCTGTGCATTATTGGCTccgtttgacattgacagaacTGACAACAATCGTCAAAaccatagacctatataatagggacaagacatattgttctatacgtacaattgcttatagaaatagcacccattttgacggcacacacataaatatatatctatctcgtttttactcagcactgtaacccttagcaaaaaaagatgacagtatttcagtacgtacataaagtgttccatgaaaatacgtaaatacctaatgcggccgaaaatccgccatgtttagtcacccaaatgtcattgtctgtcagttcagccggtacttgtcctgtcaaaaagtcgtggtgaaaattaaaattattaattatctttcaatattttgcttgtgattgaaaataattgaagccaaatgtgaataattacgtcgcgaatatgccagtgtgtagtgtattagggtgcggcataagaaaaccaccaaatcagccatctttaaccatacacaggtacgctataatttacatgaaaaatattggttattgttaatgttcctgggaaatttaaggatgtttcacattataaatagcaaggttcttctgtgcagttatagatcatgaagtgattggatttatttaactatatttttacgcttaaataatgtaaacatttcagctagggttgtactttatttatcgactttgatatcgatatattatgattgcctatttatattttcttattttattatgctaccccgcttcaaaccaactaaattatcttaatttaataattaaatcattttttataggttaccaagaaatgaacataaaaagaaagactggctggagatggagaccctgaccgactctcgggagcactcgagtaactcgggtccgtggggtcgttactccacaagctgccctgcgggcttttttatatcattattatagttttatagttattcgacattaagagaccatatacatatagttgtaatttataaaatggttaatgtattgttattatttttgcttgtatgtaaattcaatgttgacgtataaaaatgcccttgtggcctatttgctgaataaatgttgaagaagttgaagagcggaagtcattccttatttttgtaataaaaaaaatgttctgaaggtgttttgttttttttcacccgtcgcttaataagcttgaattttgtatcgctctcacttatagatatggcgcaccaaggtcgaggtgcagtgcggtagtgtgttacagactttagGGTTAACAACACAAcgaaattgattgtaatagagaggtaaagtccaagaaaaacacgtacacttattctgacatccaaaacagatggcgctgtactgcgccatgtgttttgcggtcactaagttgtcaaacgtcaacttttttTCGTCaagttaccgcaaaaatcgcaatatgtattgagtagtacagcgtcatctggtttacctgtcaaatttgaagcacgaaattgtcctagactccacacatcttactcaatcaaagtatcttttcacataacaatatactaataaagaatttttatttatttacttacttgctattaaaacataaactccacaaataatacatacttagtattttaaataaaatgagccgaacacgttaaaaagttatcgatgtatcgataaaacctagtagcagtaaaaatcttctgggcagcactaaaaccgccatgttttgTTCCCGGATGACGTCACACTGGCACGCAtttttcgttgacgtttcacttccataggttttaTATTTCAGTGGTCAAAACAAGACGACAGAAAAGACTGTCATATGATGAAATCcgaaaaaaacaatgtttttattttaaatcttaaTTCTGATTAAGACCTTTTATTATCTACTATTGCGGccaattttaagaaaaaaatgatTAGGGAAGATGACCCCCAATTCCGAATTACACCGTTTCAGCAAATGGCATCAGCATGTTCCGGTGCACTTGTAACCTCATTATTCAGTAAGAATAATAAATCtgaatacttatttattttaacgtgACCTTCATATAATATGTTTGGTAAATTAGcgttgtaatatttttcagtgactCCCTTGGACGTGGTTAAAATACGTTTGCAAGCACAACAGAAGGCATTATTGTCTAATAAGTGTTACCTATACTGCAATGGTTTGATGGAACATCTATGCCCCTGTGGTGAAACAGGTTGGATACCACGCCGAGTACACTTCCACGGAACTATGGTGCCTAaacttttatttagtattattttgtttttattcagATAATGTGCCTTAACTTTATATTTCCTTTACTGTTATAATCCTCTTATCTTAAGAATGACTTATTTCAGACCTAAAGTAATATTGATAAACAGCattaagtaataatttttttaatgttacagGATGCTTTCTAtaaaattgctaaattggaaggAGTTCCTGCTTTATGGTCTGGTTTGAGTCCAACACTGATTTTGGCTCTACCCTGTACTGTGATATATTTTGTCACATATGAACAACTCAGATACAAAACGAAAACATTTTATAATAACCTTACAAAGACAAGTAAGCTTCAATTTTATTAGAACTGTTAGGGAGCAGCCCACCATACAATTACCACAAAAAAACCTATTATACTCTGTTTGCGGGTTTATGGAAGACATAGATATCAGACTTTTTCTTTTGTGCCCTATGCTTCTACAAATctacataatttaataaattaagaaTGTTAATCTCATGATGCATAATTTAGTCTATATGACTTGGTTATAAGAATAATAGTTTTAATTGACATAGGTAGTTGAACTCAATATACACTTTCAAGGTTGAGGATTTACACTTGAGCTCAGCTCTGGTGGAATTAAAGAATGTTGCATTAACATTTCACAAGTGCCTTGGCATTGGTTACACAGTTATGTTGCTGTATTCTTTGATTCCCCTAATGCAGTTGGAGAAATActtctattattttattgtattaattagTAGCATTTGCCAATAACTTTGTCTGCGTCAAATGTCAATATGCTATGTCTCTCCCAAATTTTATTAAatggttcagcagtttaagggtgaatcaacttttagaaCACTGTATATGTGTCGCTAGGCTCCCtagcaaaaacaaaaaagtaaaaaaatcaacaTGGTTTTTGAAAAATTGATTTTCTTTGCTAGGGACAGAAAATCAGTGTTCTAAAACTTGATTCACCCTTAAGTgtgacagacagaattactttggcatttataatattagttaggATACACAGCTTAAATATACAAAAACATTTGCTATCATTGTTTTCCAAATCAGCAACCCTGAAATCTTAAATAtcatactaaataaataatatggaACTTAAAATATTTCAGCTGATCAACCCATGTGGATACCATTGATATCTGGTGCATCAGCAAGGACCATAGCTGTGACTATTGTCAGCCCACTGGAACTGATAAGAACAAAAATGCAGTCAAAAAAACTCACTTACTCAGGTAAAACTAAGCTTTTGTTTATGTAATGGTCTAAGAGACAGCAccggtaaaaatatttttagaataaCAAAACCCCACTAGTTTGTGTGTCAAATTATAGTTATTTGATCTGGGCACTTGGCATGTTTTCATTAGTGGAAACAAAATGAGGTTGTAAAGCCAATTGAAGTTGTGCAATGTATTAGAGCTCTGACTTTGATACAAATGCAATAATTAGGGAactaaatgattttatttattaagcgTAAAGGGTAATATTCATTTTCATCTGCCTCATATCAACATGAACAATAAACTACTATGATCACGGCCTGTACCACACTTGCTCTTTCAGAAATCAATGCTGCCTTAAGACAGGTTGTGAAATACGAAGGTTACCGAGGATTATTTAGAGGACTGGGATCTACTCTTCTCAGAGATGTTCCATTTTCGGGTAAAGTATTTTAAGTGTCTTTTTTACTCCAATAAATATAAATCACTACTTAATACCGTTGAATACCCATTACAATACAACCCTACTTTAATTTCAGGTATATATTGGACAACATTTGAAACTACAAAAAGAAAGTTCAGTCCACCTGATGCTAATCCTgagaaaaatacatttttgttcAATTTCTTTTGTGGTTCTGTTGCAGGCAGTGTAAGTATTTGCAATTTATTTGGTTAATCGGGTtatggcggtctagcataagttgcgttctcgcgcgcgagtctatggtacttgaagtcgcgctagatgtaggTATGGAATCACgggcgagaacgcaactcatgctagcatgATTAAACGTTAGATTTCTAAATCATAAATTTCATTAAGATTCGTACAAAGTATAAGGTTTGCTAAAGGACCTAAAAGGTTTATTACTTTCACTCCAACAGAAATAACAACCACGCACAGGGTGTTGTTATTTTTCttattgataatttaatgtaagtAAATGTTATCTTTACAGCTGGCTGCCTTCATCACATTACCTTTTGATGTAGTGAAGACACACCAACAAATAGAATTGGGTGAAAAGGAAATTTACTCAGGTTGGTCATTCAGTAATTTCACCTCTGACAGAAATCTACTTAGACTTATCATACATCATACCATTTTAAGTAAGTTTTCCTACTAGCCCTACTGgaatttgtaggtacctacatattacctGTTGCTCAGGCCTGTTGCTGGTGCCACATGGAGCAGGGTCGCCAGAGACAGGAACGAATGGAGAAgactggaggaggcctatgccgACTGGCAAGCGGGCACCCAAAACATTTAAATagagagaaaaaaaaaaggaagaGCAAACAAACAGCATTAATAAGGGTGCCACGACAAAAaggctataaaaaaaataataataaaaaaacatattaccaGTCTCTTTCTTTCTCTCACTCTCAATATTGTCATTGTGTGTCGAAAATACTGGTCATAAACATcaaccctttttagggttccgtacctcaaaaggaaaaatttaataatttcgaCAACACTCAAGGAAACCAAAATGGCTAATACGCGGATCCCTTATTATTATCCATTATGGCCTGTGTTTGCATTTTCTTCCTAACCAGAAGAACTATTTAGCGCCAAGGACGGTGATCTCACGATTTTCCCTGTTTTTTCTCGATTTAAGAGTAAAAAGAATTAGATTACTTACTTATGACCTGCGCTGTAATACGTTTGTATTGTACCTAAACATCAATAGAAATTTCAAGAGTATTCTAACCTACAATAAAATCGTTTTCATTTACAGACAACAAACATCGTCAGAGGGCTTCCAATATGCAAGACATCGCTAAAAATATCTACAGAAACCATGGCGTTAAAGGACTTTTCACAGGCTTGCTACCTCGAATATTTAAAGTAGCACCAGCTTGTGCTATAATGATAGCAACTTTCGAATATGGAAAACAGTTTTTCCAGACATATAATACACAGAAATACAAGGAAAAGATGCAAAGGTAATATCACAATACACTACCTAGTTACCTACTTTTGGTATTTAATTGCTTATCAAGTTATCAttgatgtaagtaggtacctagtccaGCAATTTTCAGTTAACGCTTCTGGGTTTATGATAAATTATGTTTAAGCTATTTATCTTTTACGTTtgccgaaaaaaaaatttttttctcaTGTCTTCTTTGTGTCAATTATTGCTCTTAAAAACCatacataagtaggtaatcATTGTTTGAAATTGtatggtaagtacctatatgatatatatatatgatagACTGAGAGCTAGCCACTGAAATAGATTAACGATTTCgagtagtgatccaaaagactcgagccctttttaccaatgaaataaaaaaggcttttagccttttaggcgtcaagagatgaggcgagacCTAAAAAAAGGCTAACAGGGCtccgagtcttttggatcattAATTTCGAGAGCAACGAAACCTGTCTAGTTAGCTAATATACTATCCAGTATCCTTAATTGGTACCAGCTAGATCCGGGCAATCCGGGATTAgatccttattattattacttacatCGGTGGAGATCGGAGAATTCAGACAATTTTTGAAAAATGCACGTTTTAGAATTCTGAGTTTAGTGGCATTTCCATCGGCGGAAAACAAGTGCCAGTTGTCGTCTAACGTTATTCATTGTCGTCGCCTGCGCAACGTTGCATACGCAATGTTGTCTATTCTGATGCTAAAATATACATAGGACCCACCCTCTATAAATCATGCAACTTAGGCATTTTTCACTTGAAATGTCATTTCTTTTTGCCGACTGAAAAGTTTTACTCCGACCTCCACTGATGAACAGCTGCCAGATGCCCAGAACTAATAAGGATAGTATAGCAAACTGACTATACAGATTTCGTAGCTCTTGAATTTTACGGGGCTCGTTCTTAGTCTGTAGGTAAGTGACAGGATTATTATAATGTTACAAAAGCATATAATAATGGTGAACAAAACACTCGTGATATTAGAGTATTAGACCATAATGTTATAATCATGCTCGCCTGAGAAATTGCCTAGAAGATCCTTGAATGTACACAACAAAATCTTAAGtgatctgagggcctaccgcgaaccacgttggacgtgctgcctccctgtcacacttacgtacgaatttacacgcgcgacagaggggcaacacgtcgaacgtggttcgcggtaggccctctgatctcCTAAGGGAACTCAAAAGTATTTTAATCAAATACCTACAATCACCAACTCGTAGGTGTATCTCAAACTCACAAATGTAATATTATGCCATATTTATCACAGAATCGCCAAACTAGTTTATTTATCATTACTTCCATATTCCAGGAGTGGCATAAAAGTCCAAATATGTAAAGATTGAGTGGCTTGAAGTTAGCTTTACAAGGTACCTGTATAGATTTAGTTGGTTATTAGGGtgtaataaattgcacataGTAATTACTTGTAATTTAACAATCTGAACATCATATTAAACTAGGTAtacctaataatattttagacTAATCTATGTGTTCTAAGTATCATAAGTAGTAAATTGAGTCACACCTTTGGAATTGTTTGAAAGTAACTATTGTTGCTATTCAATAACCATTATACTAAAAGATGTGCTTAACTctattttataagtaggtagttagTACTTAGTCCAATTGAACAcacatacaatatttattttatttttattgttgtataatttggttgtatatttaattttcaAGTAGATATGATAGGCTTTTGTATAAGAAAGGGAAGACAGTAAATAATGTGTCACACTtagcataaaatgtaaataagctTTCCCAATTAACCAATGCAGGGATATTTCAATACAACTTGTCACCCCCA carries:
- the LOC134804695 gene encoding probable mitochondrial glutathione transporter SLC25A40 isoform X2; this translates as MIREDDPQFRITPFQQMASACSGALVTSLFMTPLDVVKIRLQAQQKALLSNKCYLYCNGLMEHLCPCGETGWIPRRVHFHGTMDAFYKIAKLEGVPALWSGLSPTLILALPCTVIYFVTYEQLRYKTKTFYNNLTKTTDQPMWIPLISGASARTIAVTIVSPLELIRTKMQSKKLTYSEINAALRQVVKYEGYRGLFRGLGSTLLRDVPFSGIYWTTFETTKRKFSPPDANPEKNTFLFNFFCGSVAGSLAAFITLPFDVVKTHQQIELGEKEIYSDNKHRQRASNMQDIAKNIYRNHGVKGLFTGLLPRIFKVAPACAIMIATFEYGKQFFQTYNTQKYKEKMQRSGIKVQICKD
- the LOC134804695 gene encoding probable mitochondrial glutathione transporter SLC25A40 isoform X1, producing MIREDDPQFRITPFQQMASACSGALVTSLFMTPLDVVKIRLQAQQKALLSNKCYLYCNGLMEHLCPCGETGWIPRRVHFHGTMDAFYKIAKLEGVPALWSGLSPTLILALPCTVIYFVTYEQLRYKTKTFYNNLTKTTDQPMWIPLISGASARTIAVTIVSPLELIRTKMQSKKLTYSEINAALRQVVKYEGYRGLFRGLGSTLLRDVPFSGIYWTTFETTKRKFSPPDANPEKNTFLFNFFCGSVAGSLAAFITLPFDVVKTHQQIELGEKEIYSDNKHRQRASNMQDIAKNIYRNHGVKGLFTGLLPRIFKVAPACAIMIATFEYGKQFFQTYNTQKYKEKMQRHQELVLTANGSRAEYS